Proteins from a single region of Rhizobium leguminosarum bv. trifolii WSM1325:
- a CDS encoding Xylose isomerase domain protein TIM barrel (PFAM: Xylose isomerase domain protein TIM barrel~KEGG: mlo:mlr7228 hypothetical protein): MKNAELQIGCQTFTWEMLGTGWSGGPDDLVRAIADGGYAGIEITDTMIGHYALKPADFARTLTDASLALVSFAFGSASGFTVAEKIASDLDAARRWVDFAANFPGAMISMGSATVVSDGPRDEKFAIAAECYNHATEIGRSAGVAVAVHPSSHHNTLLFTRNDYDQLFALLDPQVGWVPDTGHILRGGQQIGDTLAAHRDRIRYVHLKDVDAGGTWAMLGEGVCDVPAVVSTVRDAPNFIGWIVVEEESDHAETDPAAAVRANRETLRRLGF; this comes from the coding sequence ATGAAAAATGCTGAGCTGCAGATCGGCTGCCAAACATTCACCTGGGAGATGCTGGGCACGGGTTGGAGCGGCGGTCCGGACGATCTGGTGCGCGCCATTGCCGACGGCGGATATGCCGGTATCGAAATCACCGACACGATGATCGGTCACTACGCGCTGAAGCCCGCCGACTTTGCCCGCACCCTGACGGATGCCAGTTTGGCGCTGGTTTCCTTTGCCTTCGGCTCCGCCAGCGGATTCACGGTGGCGGAAAAGATTGCCTCCGATCTCGACGCGGCGCGGCGATGGGTCGATTTCGCAGCGAACTTTCCCGGCGCGATGATATCGATGGGATCGGCGACGGTCGTCTCGGATGGTCCGCGCGATGAGAAATTCGCCATTGCGGCGGAGTGCTACAATCATGCAACCGAGATCGGACGGTCGGCTGGCGTCGCTGTAGCTGTCCATCCTTCCTCGCACCACAACACGCTGCTGTTCACGCGGAACGACTATGATCAGCTGTTTGCTCTCTTGGATCCACAGGTGGGTTGGGTGCCGGATACCGGTCATATCCTGCGTGGCGGCCAGCAGATCGGCGATACGCTGGCGGCCCACCGGGACCGGATCCGCTACGTGCATCTGAAGGATGTCGACGCCGGCGGGACCTGGGCGATGCTGGGCGAAGGCGTCTGCGACGTGCCTGCCGTGGTTTCGACCGTTCGGGATGCGCCGAACTTTATCGGCTGGATCGTGGTGGAAGAAGAATCGGACCATGCCGAAACCGATCCTGCCGCCGCCGTTCGAGCGAACCGCGAGACGCTTCGACGTCTGGGGTTTTAG
- a CDS encoding oxidoreductase domain protein (PFAM: oxidoreductase domain protein~KEGG: sme:SMc03812 putative oxidoreductase protein), translating to MPAKQERRLRIGVLGAGQIAQAAHFESCTKAANADLYAICDVAEDLRERMAITHGAEKTYDDYDKMLADPDLDAVVIATADAFHVPASIRALQAGKHVLCEKPVGVTIEECLELKAVVDTSGKVFQVGHMKRFDAGLQAAKSFIRDEMGEMVALKAWYCDSTHRYPMTDAVQPLIVTSANAKKPSANPKADLRRYYMLAHGCHLIDTARYFAGDIVSVNARLSERAGIWCWFVDVEFASGTLGHLDLTVQVRMDWHEGFQIYGKNGSILGKTYNPWYYKSSEVDIFREADGATHRVLGADGHFYRRQVEGFARTILDGAVMEGADIDDGLASVRAMVAVARSAESGKAVALSDVTGGV from the coding sequence ATGCCAGCAAAACAGGAACGACGTCTCCGCATCGGCGTATTGGGAGCGGGCCAGATTGCCCAGGCCGCGCATTTCGAGAGCTGCACCAAGGCAGCCAATGCCGACCTTTATGCAATTTGCGATGTTGCCGAAGATCTCCGCGAACGTATGGCCATCACCCATGGGGCGGAAAAAACCTATGACGACTACGACAAGATGCTGGCCGATCCCGACCTCGATGCCGTGGTCATCGCGACCGCCGACGCCTTTCACGTGCCTGCTTCCATTCGCGCCCTTCAGGCAGGCAAGCATGTGCTTTGCGAAAAACCCGTCGGTGTCACCATCGAGGAATGCCTTGAACTGAAGGCTGTGGTCGACACGTCGGGAAAGGTGTTTCAGGTCGGGCATATGAAGCGTTTCGACGCGGGGCTGCAGGCTGCCAAGTCCTTCATCCGCGATGAAATGGGCGAGATGGTCGCTCTGAAAGCATGGTATTGCGACAGCACGCACCGCTATCCGATGACCGATGCGGTTCAGCCCCTGATCGTCACCAGCGCCAATGCGAAGAAACCCTCCGCCAATCCGAAGGCCGACCTGCGGCGCTACTATATGCTTGCCCATGGTTGCCATCTGATCGACACGGCCCGTTATTTCGCCGGCGACATCGTTTCCGTCAACGCTCGTCTGTCCGAGCGAGCCGGTATCTGGTGCTGGTTCGTGGACGTGGAATTTGCCTCCGGCACGCTCGGCCATCTCGATCTCACCGTCCAGGTGCGCATGGACTGGCACGAAGGCTTCCAGATCTATGGCAAGAACGGCAGCATTTTGGGCAAGACCTATAACCCGTGGTACTACAAGAGCAGTGAGGTCGACATTTTCCGGGAAGCGGACGGCGCCACACACCGTGTTCTCGGTGCCGACGGCCATTTCTACCGCCGCCAGGTCGAAGGCTTCGCCCGCACCATTCTGGATGGCGCGGTGATGGAAGGGGCCGATATCGATGATGGCCTCGCATCCGTCCGGGCCATGGTTGCCGTCGCGCGTTCCGCCGAAAGCGGCAAGGCGGTTGCGCTGTCCGACGTCACGGGTGGCGTGTGA
- a CDS encoding deoxyribose-phosphate aldolase/phospho-2-dehydro-3-deoxyheptonate aldolase (PFAM: deoxyribose-phosphate aldolase/phospho-2-dehydro-3-deoxyheptonate aldolase~KEGG: aldolase; K01623 fructose-bisphosphate aldolase, class I), whose amino-acid sequence MGLGTKIRLARLFSNPSGHLFGGAVDHFVGYGNVREGGLADLPGALRRVMAGGPDYISIQPGAARHLWSEYAGKAALVIQGGCFTADDRIRQLIATPEDAVRYGADALAVAIPVRGATEGEYIRWLTDTVNAAARFEMPVVAHVYPRDFSDGGKIVFTPDEIAYAVRIGFEAGVDVIKVGYTGDFESFRETVATCPIPVVIAGGPKTDTLLGALVQTSEALRAGAKGAVVGRNLWGHGDTTMAARAFKFVIHKGMTPEDAMAAAGA is encoded by the coding sequence ATGGGTCTCGGAACCAAAATCCGCCTCGCACGCCTGTTCTCGAACCCATCGGGTCACTTGTTCGGAGGCGCCGTCGATCATTTTGTCGGTTATGGCAATGTGCGTGAGGGCGGGCTTGCCGACCTGCCGGGTGCGCTCAGACGCGTCATGGCGGGAGGCCCCGACTACATCAGCATCCAGCCTGGCGCGGCGCGCCACCTCTGGTCGGAATACGCCGGAAAGGCAGCGCTCGTCATTCAGGGCGGTTGCTTCACCGCCGACGACCGTATTCGCCAGCTCATTGCGACCCCGGAGGACGCGGTGCGTTATGGTGCGGACGCTCTGGCTGTCGCCATTCCCGTGCGCGGCGCCACCGAAGGAGAGTATATCCGCTGGCTCACCGATACGGTCAACGCCGCCGCCCGCTTCGAGATGCCGGTCGTCGCCCACGTCTATCCCCGCGATTTCTCCGACGGCGGCAAGATCGTGTTCACCCCGGATGAAATCGCTTACGCCGTGCGCATCGGCTTCGAGGCCGGCGTCGACGTGATCAAGGTCGGCTACACCGGCGATTTCGAGTCCTTCCGCGAGACCGTTGCGACTTGCCCGATTCCGGTCGTGATCGCCGGCGGCCCGAAGACCGATACGCTGCTCGGGGCGCTCGTCCAGACGTCGGAAGCACTGCGCGCTGGAGCCAAAGGCGCGGTCGTCGGTCGCAACCTCTGGGGTCACGGCGATACGACCATGGCCGCACGCGCCTTCAAGTTCGTCATTCATAAGGGGATGACGCCGGAGGATGCAATGGCGGCGGCCGGTGCTTGA
- a CDS encoding transcriptional regulator, DeoR family (PFAM: regulatory protein DeoR~SMART: regulatory protein DeoR~KEGG: transcriptional regulator protein), which yields MLAEQRRQQIMLELQRVGQARTRQLAEFFEVSEVTIRSDLEIMDAKKQLIKTHGGAIALPSDSPAAAFEERMQRNFDAKRRIAQMAARQIIDNQSIVFDSGSTLLQVAMQMPPVNNVVVATTAMNIAQHLMYRPGLDVHMIGGRVFPSTVSTIVQDSDKAVGGLVAHQAFVGAHAIDQAFDVVDVSEDVARTKRNLVRMARRVVLVADSSKFDVGASSKAFSLSRVDLIITDSNMPHSIRHRLDKLGVEVRYA from the coding sequence ATGCTTGCAGAACAGAGGCGGCAGCAGATCATGCTGGAACTTCAACGGGTTGGCCAGGCACGCACCCGCCAGCTCGCGGAATTCTTCGAGGTCTCGGAAGTGACGATCCGCTCCGATCTCGAAATCATGGACGCCAAGAAGCAGCTAATCAAAACGCATGGCGGGGCAATCGCCCTGCCGTCCGACTCTCCGGCAGCAGCCTTCGAGGAACGCATGCAACGCAATTTCGATGCGAAGCGACGCATCGCCCAGATGGCTGCGAGACAGATCATCGATAACCAGTCGATCGTCTTCGACAGCGGCTCGACGCTGCTGCAGGTCGCCATGCAGATGCCACCAGTCAACAACGTCGTGGTTGCGACAACGGCAATGAACATCGCCCAGCATCTGATGTACCGGCCAGGGCTCGACGTGCACATGATCGGCGGCCGCGTGTTTCCCAGCACCGTGAGCACGATCGTACAGGACTCCGACAAGGCGGTCGGCGGCCTCGTCGCCCACCAGGCTTTTGTCGGCGCCCACGCGATCGATCAGGCCTTCGATGTCGTCGATGTCTCCGAGGACGTGGCACGGACCAAGCGCAACCTGGTTCGCATGGCGCGGCGTGTCGTCCTCGTGGCGGATTCGAGCAAATTTGACGTCGGCGCCTCCTCCAAAGCCTTCTCGCTGTCGCGCGTCGACTTGATCATCACGGACAGCAACATGCCGCACAGCATTCGCCACAGGCTCGACAAGCTGGGCGTGGAGGTTCGCTACGCGTGA
- a CDS encoding ABC transporter related (PFAM: ABC transporter related; Transport-associated OB domain protein~SMART: AAA ATPase~KEGG: sugar ABC transporter; K10112 maltose/maltodextrin transport system ATP-binding protein), which translates to MAVVVLDKICKTYGNSYHAIKDLSLTIHDGEFLILVGPSGCGKSTALRMIAGLEEISSGTLSIGGQDVVDLAPKDRDIAMVFQSYALYPHMTVFDNIAFSMKLAGKNKAERTKRVHEIAKILQLEPLLGNKPAQLSGGQRQRVAMGRAMVREPAAFLMDEPLSNLDAKLRVQMRAEIASLQRQLGVTTIYVTHDQTEALTMGDRVAVLKGGVLQQVDTPKALYHRPVNAFVAGFIGSPSMNLFEGRLAGGRIHLPGFSIPLSGGAFERSPGLSAFEGKDVIFGVRPEDLYDSRLPSGASHPTIPVVVKSIEELGSELIVHLKIDAVRIDSGDPDAVEDLSGAANAVARFEAVSAVETGQSIDLAIDPAKLHFFHPQTHMAL; encoded by the coding sequence GTGGCTGTGGTTGTACTCGACAAAATCTGCAAGACCTATGGAAACAGCTACCATGCGATCAAGGATCTGAGCCTGACGATCCATGATGGCGAGTTTCTGATTCTGGTCGGGCCGTCCGGATGCGGAAAATCGACCGCTCTGCGCATGATTGCCGGGCTCGAGGAAATCAGCAGCGGAACATTGAGCATCGGCGGCCAGGACGTCGTGGATCTCGCGCCCAAGGACCGGGACATTGCCATGGTCTTTCAGAGCTATGCGCTTTATCCGCACATGACCGTCTTCGATAACATTGCCTTTTCGATGAAGCTGGCCGGAAAGAACAAGGCCGAACGCACCAAACGTGTCCACGAAATCGCCAAGATCCTGCAGCTGGAGCCCTTGCTGGGCAACAAGCCCGCGCAGCTTTCCGGCGGCCAGCGCCAGCGTGTTGCGATGGGCCGCGCCATGGTCCGCGAGCCCGCGGCATTCCTCATGGACGAACCGCTCTCGAACCTCGATGCGAAGCTGCGTGTTCAGATGCGGGCAGAGATCGCCAGCCTGCAGAGACAGCTGGGCGTGACGACGATCTATGTGACGCACGACCAGACTGAAGCGCTGACCATGGGCGATCGGGTCGCGGTGCTGAAGGGCGGCGTGCTGCAGCAGGTGGATACGCCCAAGGCTCTGTATCACCGCCCGGTCAATGCGTTTGTCGCCGGCTTTATCGGTTCGCCGTCGATGAACCTTTTCGAAGGGCGTCTGGCGGGCGGACGGATCCATCTGCCGGGCTTCTCCATCCCCTTGTCCGGCGGCGCCTTCGAGCGCTCTCCCGGTCTATCCGCTTTCGAGGGAAAGGATGTGATCTTTGGGGTCAGGCCCGAGGACCTCTACGACAGCCGGTTGCCATCTGGCGCCTCCCATCCGACGATCCCGGTTGTCGTGAAATCGATCGAGGAGCTTGGCTCCGAGCTGATCGTGCATTTGAAGATCGACGCGGTCCGCATCGACTCGGGCGACCCCGATGCCGTCGAGGACCTGAGCGGGGCCGCCAATGCCGTCGCGCGGTTCGAAGCGGTCAGCGCGGTCGAGACAGGCCAATCGATCGACCTGGCCATCGACCCGGCGAAACTGCACTTTTTCCACCCTCAAACGCATATGGCGCTGTGA
- a CDS encoding PfkB domain protein (PFAM: PfkB domain protein~KEGG: fructokinase protein): MSRPFQVLGFGALAIDDIIYVDRGLTAGKGKVTKRATDHGGNVATALVAVARLGGRAGFIGWLGNETTADVAGSELERDGVDISLAPRHADAAPIRSVITVGPDGDRFIAYDDDVLHGTSDALPDDVLMQAPVLLIDGYATHSENVVARARAMGLAVIADIEWTVGAATDRILALADHLVLPIAFGREYTGEGDPTMILDKLWSGDRSAVVLTDGERGTYLRQRGDATRWHVPAYQVQAVDTTGAGDCFHGAYALALAEGKSPFDCTAYAAAAAAISVTARGGRRGLPDHLMCLAWMAAENAPVPMPMPGCQK, encoded by the coding sequence GTGTCGCGCCCTTTCCAGGTTCTGGGCTTCGGCGCCCTGGCAATCGATGACATCATCTATGTCGATCGGGGGCTGACGGCCGGCAAGGGGAAGGTGACGAAGCGCGCCACGGACCATGGCGGCAACGTGGCGACGGCCCTTGTTGCCGTCGCCCGGCTCGGCGGGCGGGCCGGCTTCATCGGCTGGCTCGGCAATGAGACAACGGCCGACGTGGCGGGCAGCGAGCTCGAGCGGGACGGTGTCGATATATCGCTGGCTCCCCGCCACGCGGATGCCGCGCCGATCCGCTCCGTGATCACGGTCGGTCCCGACGGCGACCGGTTCATCGCTTATGACGACGATGTGCTGCACGGCACGTCGGATGCGCTGCCCGATGATGTTCTGATGCAAGCCCCGGTACTGTTGATCGATGGTTATGCCACACACTCGGAAAACGTCGTGGCGCGCGCACGCGCCATGGGCCTTGCCGTGATTGCCGATATCGAATGGACGGTCGGCGCCGCGACCGACCGGATCCTGGCTCTTGCCGATCATCTGGTGCTGCCGATTGCCTTCGGGCGGGAGTACACCGGCGAGGGTGATCCAACGATGATCCTGGACAAGCTCTGGTCGGGGGATCGGTCCGCGGTTGTCCTGACTGATGGCGAACGAGGGACCTACCTCCGACAGAGAGGCGATGCCACCCGCTGGCATGTGCCGGCCTATCAAGTTCAGGCGGTCGACACGACCGGCGCCGGGGATTGTTTTCACGGTGCCTACGCCCTTGCTCTCGCAGAGGGTAAGAGCCCGTTTGATTGCACTGCCTATGCCGCGGCGGCGGCCGCCATTTCCGTGACCGCACGGGGAGGGCGCAGAGGCCTGCCGGATCACCTTATGTGCCTGGCATGGATGGCGGCGGAGAATGCGCCTGTGCCGATGCCGATGCCGGGATGCCAAAAATGA
- a CDS encoding oxidoreductase domain protein (PFAM: oxidoreductase domain protein~KEGG: oxidoreductase protein): MAQTNGMKLRIGIVGCGNISLAYMRNAPLFRGVEIIACADLNADAAKRRAAEFDLRAADVDSLIDDRNIDLILNLTIPAAHFDVSMRALSAGKHVFTEKPLGVTAAEGRRLVDAAAVKGLMLGSAPDTFLGAAGRHARRQMEAGAIGKPVTGTAFMMGRGMEHWHPDPGFYYQAGAGPVMDMGPYYLTMMVNLMGPIRRVQAVATSGQDERLITAEGPKQGTTFKVGTPTSVLSLLEFDCGAKVTFGASWDVFRHSNHPIELHGTEGSLRLPDPDNFGGSVALSSRGAPWQETDTSGKLFGAVNWPIAAPDRANYRMLGLADLARAIIEGRAPRASGDLALHVLEVMEAILRAGEAGVAQTIPGIVAQPKELREDEARSLLA; encoded by the coding sequence ATGGCACAGACCAATGGTATGAAACTCAGGATCGGCATTGTCGGATGCGGCAACATTTCGCTCGCCTATATGCGCAACGCGCCGCTGTTTCGCGGCGTCGAAATCATCGCCTGTGCAGACCTCAACGCAGACGCCGCCAAGCGCCGCGCAGCGGAGTTCGATCTGCGCGCGGCTGACGTCGACAGCCTCATCGACGACAGGAACATCGACCTCATCCTCAATCTGACGATCCCGGCTGCGCATTTTGACGTTTCGATGCGGGCGCTGTCTGCAGGCAAGCATGTCTTCACGGAGAAGCCGCTCGGTGTCACGGCCGCCGAAGGACGCCGGTTGGTGGATGCCGCCGCCGTAAAGGGCCTCATGCTCGGCTCGGCGCCAGACACTTTTCTGGGGGCGGCCGGACGCCATGCCCGGCGGCAGATGGAAGCCGGCGCCATCGGCAAGCCGGTGACCGGGACAGCCTTCATGATGGGGCGCGGCATGGAGCACTGGCATCCGGATCCCGGCTTTTATTACCAGGCCGGCGCCGGCCCGGTCATGGATATGGGGCCTTATTATCTGACGATGATGGTCAATCTGATGGGGCCTATCCGCCGTGTGCAGGCCGTCGCCACAAGCGGGCAGGACGAGCGGCTCATCACGGCGGAGGGCCCGAAGCAGGGCACCACGTTCAAGGTCGGCACGCCGACCAGCGTGCTGTCGTTGCTGGAATTCGATTGCGGTGCCAAGGTCACCTTCGGCGCCTCCTGGGACGTCTTTCGCCACTCCAATCACCCCATCGAACTCCACGGGACCGAAGGCTCGCTGCGCCTGCCTGACCCCGACAATTTCGGCGGCTCCGTTGCGCTCTCCAGTCGCGGCGCGCCCTGGCAGGAAACGGATACGTCAGGCAAACTCTTCGGCGCCGTCAACTGGCCGATCGCAGCGCCTGATCGTGCCAACTACCGCATGCTTGGTCTTGCCGATCTCGCACGCGCAATCATTGAGGGCCGTGCGCCGCGTGCTTCGGGCGATCTCGCTCTCCATGTGCTCGAAGTCATGGAAGCGATCCTGCGTGCCGGTGAAGCCGGTGTCGCGCAGACCATTCCGGGTATTGTCGCGCAGCCAAAAGAATTGCGGGAAGACGAAGCGAGGAGTTTGCTGGCATGA
- a CDS encoding Xylose isomerase domain protein TIM barrel (PFAM: Xylose isomerase domain protein TIM barrel~KEGG: sme:SMc03811 hypothetical protein) — protein sequence MKLGIFAKTFEGTEPVTVLNSVAGAGFSCAQYNMACSGLAPMPEIITEAQARAVGEAARSSGVEIVAVSGTFNMIHPDLAVREAGLRKLATLAERCAGMSTTLITLCTGTRDPIDQWKAHADNDTPEAWRDLLEAMGAAIEIAERYDVDLGVEPELANVVNSAEKAHRLITALKSPRIKIVLDPANLFEVATLDEQRNIVSSAIDLLADRIVMAHAKDRNPDGSFATAGKGVLDYAHYLGRLKAIGFEGSLVTHGLSASEAAGAASFLKSSLGGEAVGAGR from the coding sequence ATGAAGCTCGGCATCTTCGCAAAGACCTTCGAGGGAACGGAACCCGTAACCGTTCTCAACTCGGTCGCTGGCGCCGGGTTCAGTTGCGCACAATACAATATGGCCTGCTCGGGCCTTGCGCCGATGCCGGAGATCATCACGGAAGCCCAGGCCCGCGCAGTCGGCGAAGCGGCGCGTAGCAGCGGCGTCGAGATCGTTGCCGTTTCCGGCACCTTCAACATGATTCATCCGGATCTCGCCGTGCGCGAGGCCGGCCTTCGCAAACTGGCGACCCTGGCCGAGCGCTGCGCCGGCATGTCGACCACCTTGATCACGCTCTGCACCGGCACACGCGACCCCATCGACCAGTGGAAGGCGCATGCCGACAACGACACGCCGGAGGCCTGGCGGGATCTCCTCGAGGCGATGGGCGCGGCCATCGAGATCGCCGAGCGTTACGATGTCGATCTCGGCGTCGAGCCCGAGCTTGCCAATGTCGTCAACTCGGCTGAGAAAGCCCATCGGCTGATTACGGCACTGAAGAGCCCCCGCATCAAGATCGTGCTCGATCCAGCCAATCTCTTCGAGGTCGCGACGCTCGATGAGCAGCGGAACATTGTCTCTTCCGCCATCGACCTTCTGGCCGATCGGATCGTCATGGCACATGCGAAAGATCGCAATCCGGACGGTAGTTTCGCGACCGCCGGCAAGGGTGTGCTCGACTACGCGCATTATCTCGGCCGTCTCAAGGCGATCGGCTTCGAGGGCAGTCTCGTCACACATGGCCTTTCGGCTTCGGAGGCGGCCGGTGCGGCGAGTTTCCTGAAGAGCAGTCTCGGCGGCGAAGCTGTGGGGGCAGGAAGATGA